Part of the Devosia sp. SL43 genome, CCCCCGCTTCGCCATCGATGGGCGCGCCGAGGCCAATGAGGGTCTGCACGTCGCGATAGAGCGTGCGCACGGAAACGCCCTGTTCCTCGGCAAGCGCGGCCGCTGTGACGGGGCGCCGATGCCGGCGCAGCGCATCCATGACCGCAAACAGCCGCTCGGTCTTGTCCATGCTTTGTTCTCCTCTGGGCGCCCTTGATGCCAGATTCCCGTGACCGGGCCAAGACCGGTGGTGCTACGAAATCTGGCCATGGAAGGCGCGGATGTCGTGGGCCATGGCCTCGGTTTCCTCGAGTGCCGGGAAGTGGCCGCCTGAACTCAGCTCGGTCCAGCGCACGATATTCCACAGATTGCGTTCGCCCCAGGCGCGCGGCGCCGGGTTGTCGGCGGGGAGCAGCAGGATGGCGTGCGGCACGCTGTGTTTCGGCGCCTTCCGGGAGAGTTCCGGGTCCGCAAACGCCTCTTTGTAGAGGCGGACCGAACTGCCGATGGTCTGGGTGAACCAATAGACGGAGAGGATCGTGCAGAGGTCATCGAGCTCGAAGGCATTGAGGATGTCGCCACCGGTATCGCCCGACTTGTGGAAGTGTTCGAGGGCCCAGCTGGCCAGTCCCGCAGGGGAATCGTTGAGTCCCACCGCCAGCGATGCCGGCTTGGTCATGTGGACCATAGCATAGGCGCCCTCGGCAAAGCCCCAATAGTCGACTTTGCCAAAATAGGCCTGCTCCTCCGGCGTCGGATCGGCAGGGCGCGGATAGCCGAAATAGACGTTGAGGTAATGCGCGCCGATGATGCGCTCGGGGTGGTCGCGCACCAAGGCCATCTCGGCGCCCGATCCCAAATCTGAGCCGGACACGAGGAACCTGTCGTGGTCGAGCCGGGTCATCAGCTCGGCCATGAGGGCGGCGACGCGGGTCAGGTTCATGCCGGGCCGGGTCGGCTGGCTGGAAAAGCCATAGCCGGGCAGTGAGGGAATGACGACGTCGAACGCAACGCCGTCCACCGGCTCGGTCAGGAGGGGTACCAGCGGCAGCAGTTCGACGAAGTTGGACGGCCAGCCATTGGTGAGCAGGATCGGAACATTGGTGGTTCCTCGCCCCTTCACCTGCACGAAATGCACAGTTTCGCCGTCGATCACCTCGGTAAACTGCGGGAAGGCATTGAGCCGGGCTTCCGCCGAGCGCCAGTCATAGTCCCTGCCCCAATAGTCTATGAAGCGGCGGAGGAAGCTGGCGTCGGTGCCATCGCCCCAGCCGACACCATCGATGGTCTTGGGGAAACGGGTGGCGGCGAGGCGGGACTTGAGGTCGGCGATGTCGGCGTCGGGGACGGCGATCGTGAAGGGCGTGGGCATGGGACTCTCCAGGTCTGTTGGAGAGACATGCAGCTAGGCGCTGACAGGCGATGGCAGGACGATTGCTGACAGGATTTGGCAGCGGGTTCTGCTGCCGAACTTTCAGCCGACACCCTCCCCCTTTGTGGGGAGGGATCAAGGGTGGGGTGGTTTGCCCAAATATCGGGGCTCCCTTACCCCCTCCCAGCCTCCCCCATCAAGGGGGAGGTGCCGTCCGGTGCAGCGGCGAGATCATACCATACGCCAAATGCGATAGCCCTCCCCACAAGGGGGAGGGTGGGCCGCGATGGGGGTGGCGGGAGGAGCGACTGAGAGCGCTCTAGGCGATCTCGAATTCGCACCAGTGACTGTATGGGCGATCCGGCGAGTGGATGACGTTGGGGAAATGCGGGTTGTGCACGGCGTCGGCGAAGGACTGGTCTTCTAGGCAGAAGCCGGCATGCTTCTTGTAGGTCTTGCCATTGAGGCCGGGCACCGGGATGTCGGTCCAGACGCCATTATAGACCTGCACGCCTGGGCGGTCGGTCCAGAGCTTGAGGGTCAGGGCCTTGTCGGGGCTGACCACGGTGGCGATCGGATCGGCGTGGTTGCGGCCGGTATCGAGGGTCATGCCGATATCGTAGTCGACCGGCTGGCCGGATGCGTCGCGCATGGTGCGCGGCTGGCGCAGGTCATAGATCGTGCCTGCCGATGGCAGGATGGCGCCGGTTGGGGCGAGGTCGTCGCCGAGCGCGGTATAGGCGGATGAATTGACCTGAATGGTGTGGTCAAGAACGGTGTCGCTACTGCCCAGGTTGAAATACTGGTGCTGCACTAGGCTGATCGGGGTTTTCTCATCAGTCGTGGCCGAGAGATCGAGGCGCAGGCGGTTGCCTGATAGCGTGTAGACAGCAGTTAGATTCAGGTTGCCGGGATAGCCCATGGCGCCCGCCGGGCTGAGATGGGTGAAAGTCACGCTATTGGCGGCGGTGTTGACAAAACCGTCCCAGACCTGGCGGCCGAGGCCCTCGTCGCCGCCGTGTAGTTGCAGCGTTCCGGCATTTGCAGGCAGCGTGTATGTTTTGCCATTGAGATCGAAGCTGGCGCCCTTGATGCGGTTGGCAACGCGGCCGGCGAGCGAACCGAAATGCGGGCTGTGCTGCACATAGGCGTCGAAATTGTCGAAGCCAAGCACAACCGAACGATCACCGCCACCGGCCACCGGCACACGCCAGTCGCGCACTGCGACACCATAGCCGATGATATCGACCGACACGCCGGTATCGCTGACGAGACGGAACTGATCGACGCGCTTGCCCTTGAAGTCGCCGAATGTCGATACCGCTATTGTCATACTTATCCCCTCAAAATGGCGGGCAAAGCTGTAGCCTGCTTTCTTGGACCACTGCAACGTCGCACTTGACCTTTTCTGGCACTCCGCCAAAGCTCGCCTCAAAACACGATGGGGGTCAGGTGAACGAGATCGGATTGAGGCGCCGGGCAACCGTGCATGACGTGGCGCGGGCGGCAGGGGTGTCGCTGGCGACGGTCGATCGCGTGCTCAATGGTCGCCCCGGCGTGCGTGCGGCCACGGTGGAGAAGGTCGAAGCTGCCATCGCCGAGATCGGCTTCCAGCGCGACCTCGGTGCTTCGCTGCTGGCCCGGGCCCGCGACCTCAACGTCACCTTCATCATCCCCGACAGCTCCAATGAGTTCATGGCGAGCCTCGCCGAGGCGGTGGATCACCGGGCCCGGCAGGCGCTGACCGACCGCATGCATATCGAGACCCTGCGCTTGCGCGCCCTCGATGCCGATGCCATCGCGCAAAGCCTCGATGCGCTCGATCCGCGCCACTGCGACTGCGCCATCATCGTGGCCAGCGAGGAGCCATCGGTGCTTGCGGCGGTCGATAGTGCCACGCGGCGCGGTGTGCTGGTGATGACGCTGGTGTCGGACCTTCCGGGCTCGCTGCGGCGGCACTTCATCGGCATCGACAATGTGGCGGCAGGACGAACGGCAGCCTCGCTGCTGGGGCGGTTCCTGCCACAGGGCGGTAAAGTGGCGGTCATCGCCGGCTCGCTGCATCTGCGCGATCACTCGGACCGGCTGGAGGGTTTCCGGGCTGCGTTGGGCGCCGAATTCGGCAGCATAGAACTGATCGGACCGGTGGAGGGTCACGACGAAAGCCGCGAGACAGAGGCCATCGTCGCCGACCTCCTAGCGCAGCATCCCGATCTGGGTGGGCTCTACAATCTGGGCGCCGGCAATGCCGGGCTGGTGGCAGCGCTCGAAGCGTCCGGCCGCTCCGGCGCCATCCGCGTAATCGCCCACGAGCTGACCGAGCCGACGCGGCGAGGGCTGAACTCAGGCGCCATCGACGTGGTGCTCGACCAGAATCCGGACGGCGAAATCCGGGCTGCGCTGGCGGCGGCGCGCGGCCTGGCTTTGGGCGGCAACGGCAAGGGCGTCAACGACCCCATTGAAATCGGGATTTTCCTGCGCGACAATCTGCGCTAAGAAGCACGCCATTCATCAAACCGGCGTGGCCCGAAAATCGGGCTGGGAGGACGTTCCGATGACTTGCATTCCCCGTCCTGAGGTACGTGCCTCATGACTTATCTCGGCATTGATATCGGCACGTCAGGCGTCAAGGCGCTGCTGATCGACGAGCATGGCCGCGCCCTGGGCGAGGCCTCGGCCGCCGCCGTCGAGCCGGTGCGTCCGCATCCGGGCTGGTCCGAACAGAACCCGGCCGACTGGTGGACGGCGACGCTATCAGCCGTCGATAAACTCAAGGCATCCCACCCGACCGAACTGGCTTCGGTGCGCGGTATTGGCCTTTCCGGCCACATGCACGGCGCGACATTGCTGGGCAAGAATGAAGAAGTGCTGCGGCCCTGCATCCTGTGGAATGACGGGCGCTCGGCGGCCGAATGCAAGGAAATGGAAGCGGCGCTTCCAACCCTGCGCCAGCTCGCCGGCAATATCGCCATGCCCGGCTTCACCGCCCCCAAGATCGCCTGGGTGCGCAAGCATGAGCCTGCCATCTACGAAAAGATCGAAAAGGTACTGCTGCCCAAGGCCTATGTAAGGTTACTGCTGACGGGCGAGCATGTCGAAGACATGTCCGATGCCGCCGGCACGCTGTGGCTCGATGTGGCCAAGCGCGACTGGTCTGACGAACTATTGGCCGTGACCGGCCTCAATCGCAGTCATATGCCGCGCCTCGTTGAAGGTTCGGCTGTATCCGGCCATCTCAAGCGCGAGCTGGCGCAGCGCTGGGGCATGGACGGCCTGGTTGTGATTGCTGGCGGGGCCGGCGACAATGCGGCTTCGGCCGCCGGTATCGGCGCCATCCGTCCCGGTGAGGGCTTCGTGTCGCTTGGCACGTCGGGCGTGATCTTTGTCTCCAACGACAAGTTCCGGCCCAATACCGAGGGTGCGGTGCATGCCTTCTGCCACGCCATTCCCGATACCTGGCACCAGATGGGCGTGATCCTGAGCGCCACCGACAGTCTCAACTGGCTGAGCAAGATCACCGGCCAGAAGCAGGCCGAACTGTCAGGCGCCGCCGAGGAGCAGTTCAGCGGGCCGGGCGAAGAAATCTTTCTGCCCTATCTCTCGGGCGAGCGCACGCCGCACAATAATGCCGGAGCGCGCGGGTCCTTCGTGGGCCTGAGCCACTCCACCGACACGGCCAAGCTGGCCCAGGCCGTGATGGAGGGCGTGACCTTCGCCTTCCGCGACAGCCAGCGCGTGCTGCATGACGCCGGCACGAAAATCGACCGCTTGCTCGCCGTCGGCGGTGGATCGAAATCTGCACTGTGGCTCAAGATGATCGCCACCAATCTCGATATGGAAATCGCCCTGCCCGAGGACGGCGATTTTGGCGGTGCGCTCGGCGCCGCCCGTCTAGGTCTCTGTGCTGCCGAAGGCGCAGCGCCGAAAGACGTGATGACCATGCCGCCGATCAAGACTGTCATCGCGCCCGACAGAAGCCTGTCTTCCGCCTATTCCGACCAATATGCGCGTTACCGCGCGCTCTACCCTGCCATCGAGGAGGCACGTTCGTGACTGATTTCTTCAAGGGGATTAACCCCGTCAAATTCGAGGGTGCAAACAGCACCAACCCGCTGGCCTACCGCCACTACAACAAGGACGAAATCGTCCTCGGCAAGCGGATGGAAGACCATATCCGCCCCGGCGTCGCCTACTGGCACACCTTTGCCTGGGAAGGCGGCGACCCGTTCGGCGGCCGCACCTTCGATCGTCCCTGGTACGACAAGGGCATGGAAGGCGCCCGCCTCAAGGCCGATGTGGCCTTCGAGCTGTTCGACCTGCTCGACATGCCCTTCTTCTGCTTCCATGACGCCGATATCGCCCCCGAAGGCGCGACGCTCAAGGAATCCAACCGGAACGTGCGCGAGATCGGCGAGATCTTTGCCCGCAAGATGGAAACCAGCCGCACCAAGCTGCTCTGGGGCACGGCGAACCTCTTCTCCAACCGCCGCTACATGTCGGGCGCCGCGACCAATCCGGATCCCGAAGTCTTCGCCTATGCCGCCGGCCAGGTGAAGAACGTGCTGGAGCTGACCCATGAACTGGGCGGCGCCAACTATGTGCTGTGGGGCGGCCGCGAGGGCTATGAGACGCTGCTCAACACCAAGATCGGCCAGGAACAGGACCAGATGGGCCGCTTCCTGCACCTGGTCGTCGAGCATGCTGAAAAGATCGGTTACAAGGGCCAGATCCTGATCGAG contains:
- a CDS encoding LacI family DNA-binding transcriptional regulator, yielding MRRRATVHDVARAAGVSLATVDRVLNGRPGVRAATVEKVEAAIAEIGFQRDLGASLLARARDLNVTFIIPDSSNEFMASLAEAVDHRARQALTDRMHIETLRLRALDADAIAQSLDALDPRHCDCAIIVASEEPSVLAAVDSATRRGVLVMTLVSDLPGSLRRHFIGIDNVAAGRTAASLLGRFLPQGGKVAVIAGSLHLRDHSDRLEGFRAALGAEFGSIELIGPVEGHDESRETEAIVADLLAQHPDLGGLYNLGAGNAGLVAALEASGRSGAIRVIAHELTEPTRRGLNSGAIDVVLDQNPDGEIRAALAAARGLALGGNGKGVNDPIEIGIFLRDNLR
- the xylB gene encoding xylulokinase yields the protein MTYLGIDIGTSGVKALLIDEHGRALGEASAAAVEPVRPHPGWSEQNPADWWTATLSAVDKLKASHPTELASVRGIGLSGHMHGATLLGKNEEVLRPCILWNDGRSAAECKEMEAALPTLRQLAGNIAMPGFTAPKIAWVRKHEPAIYEKIEKVLLPKAYVRLLLTGEHVEDMSDAAGTLWLDVAKRDWSDELLAVTGLNRSHMPRLVEGSAVSGHLKRELAQRWGMDGLVVIAGGAGDNAASAAGIGAIRPGEGFVSLGTSGVIFVSNDKFRPNTEGAVHAFCHAIPDTWHQMGVILSATDSLNWLSKITGQKQAELSGAAEEQFSGPGEEIFLPYLSGERTPHNNAGARGSFVGLSHSTDTAKLAQAVMEGVTFAFRDSQRVLHDAGTKIDRLLAVGGGSKSALWLKMIATNLDMEIALPEDGDFGGALGAARLGLCAAEGAAPKDVMTMPPIKTVIAPDRSLSSAYSDQYARYRALYPAIEEARS
- the xylA gene encoding xylose isomerase, translated to MTDFFKGINPVKFEGANSTNPLAYRHYNKDEIVLGKRMEDHIRPGVAYWHTFAWEGGDPFGGRTFDRPWYDKGMEGARLKADVAFELFDLLDMPFFCFHDADIAPEGATLKESNRNVREIGEIFARKMETSRTKLLWGTANLFSNRRYMSGAATNPDPEVFAYAAGQVKNVLELTHELGGANYVLWGGREGYETLLNTKIGQEQDQMGRFLHLVVEHAEKIGYKGQILIEPKPQEPSKHQYDFDVATVYGFLKKYGLETKVKCNIEVGHAFLANHSFEHELALAASLGILGSVDANRNDLQSGWDTDQFPNNVPETTLAFYQILKAGGLGSGGWNFDAKVRRQSIDPADLLHGHIGGLDVLARSLKAAAAIIEDGTYDKIVDERYAGWQQKGAQAMLKGERTLEEIAAWVEAENINPQPKSGQQEYLENLINRFV
- a CDS encoding epoxide hydrolase family protein, whose translation is MPTPFTIAVPDADIADLKSRLAATRFPKTIDGVGWGDGTDASFLRRFIDYWGRDYDWRSAEARLNAFPQFTEVIDGETVHFVQVKGRGTTNVPILLTNGWPSNFVELLPLVPLLTEPVDGVAFDVVIPSLPGYGFSSQPTRPGMNLTRVAALMAELMTRLDHDRFLVSGSDLGSGAEMALVRDHPERIIGAHYLNVYFGYPRPADPTPEEQAYFGKVDYWGFAEGAYAMVHMTKPASLAVGLNDSPAGLASWALEHFHKSGDTGGDILNAFELDDLCTILSVYWFTQTIGSSVRLYKEAFADPELSRKAPKHSVPHAILLLPADNPAPRAWGERNLWNIVRWTELSSGGHFPALEETEAMAHDIRAFHGQIS
- a CDS encoding aldose epimerase family protein, with the protein product MTIAVSTFGDFKGKRVDQFRLVSDTGVSVDIIGYGVAVRDWRVPVAGGGDRSVVLGFDNFDAYVQHSPHFGSLAGRVANRIKGASFDLNGKTYTLPANAGTLQLHGGDEGLGRQVWDGFVNTAANSVTFTHLSPAGAMGYPGNLNLTAVYTLSGNRLRLDLSATTDEKTPISLVQHQYFNLGSSDTVLDHTIQVNSSAYTALGDDLAPTGAILPSAGTIYDLRQPRTMRDASGQPVDYDIGMTLDTGRNHADPIATVVSPDKALTLKLWTDRPGVQVYNGVWTDIPVPGLNGKTYKKHAGFCLEDQSFADAVHNPHFPNVIHSPDRPYSHWCEFEIA